The genomic segment ATGTCCTTGTCCTCCTGTGAACGAAACCGCTGCTGACCCTCCACAGCGGCTCAACAGCTCCAAGGACGCCTCCCCTCTGGGCATAGATACGCCAGCGCCCGGAGGCGCTGGCGCGAATGAAGGGTGGCTCATTGCCCGGATGTGGGGGTTTTTGCCTTCGGGGAGGTGCCAAGCGGACCGCGGCGATCAACGACCGTCACGCGGGCAGCTTTGGCATCGATCACCAGACGTTCTAGGACGCCGTTTCCCGGAAAGGCGACGACATAACGCGGATCGAGCGAGAGCATCTGCTCGTTACGTTTGAACCCGGCGCGCGCACCCAGTCGCCGGTCGAGCGCAAAGGTCAGTTGGGCGATCCCGCGACGTTCGGCCCAGGATGCCGCCAACCGGTCGACACCCTTGGTATCGCCGCCATGCACCAGCACCATGTCGGGAACCGTGCCATGCACCTTGTCGAGTGTGGCCCAGACATTGGTTGCAAAGCTTTTGGCTTCATCGTCGGTTGGAAAGCGGCTTCGTCCGCCTGCGAATATGACGGGGGTACCTTCGGGCATCGCGGCGCGCTTCTTGGACGCGCTCCTTGCGCGCAAAAAGTCGCGACCCTGCACCACAGCCGAGGTGAGCATGGCGCCATGATTTAAACGCGAACTGGAGACGGGTTTCCAGGACGAGCCGAACTCGTTCATGTAAAGCGCGGCGGCAAATTCACGCATCTCTTCGAGCGCCAACATGCTTGCCTCAGCACATTGCGCGCGTTCGATCTGCGTTTCGAGTTCGTGCGTCGAAATTTCCGAACCATCGTTGCTCGCCACAAGCGCGCGTACCTCGTCGGTGGCACGATCAAGCGCAGTAGATTTGCGTTCCGCCGCGCGGTGAAAGAGATTAACGAGGCCCCAGCCTAGATCCTCGGCATCGGCTTCAAGCGCTGTGTCGCTGAACATCGCAAAAAGATCCGACCAGACGCCTTCAAGTGTTTGCGCGACTGCCTCGGGGCAAGGAAAGTCGGTCTGAGTGACGGGAGGCGGGCCTATGGTGAAACCGGAAAGATCGAGCCCGGCAAGTTGCTCGGCAAAAGTTGTTTGCATGGTGGTTCTCCTGACAGTTAGCTGCTAGCGGCCTCTCCGCCAGCGAGAGCCCGTCAGGGCCAGCTGAAGGCAGGCAAGCGCACCGACGCGAAGCGGAAGGGGAACCTGCCAAGGGCAGGCTGGCGCGGGCAGCGCTTGTGTAACAAGCGCAACACGGGCCTGCCCGGGCGGGTTGCGCAGGGCTGGCGGCTGGCCCAGGGCCTCTCTCGCTGTGGCGGTGGCCGCGCGCCTCAGGCGTCAGGAATTCATGTAAGTGCGTCTGCGACCCTTAGCCAGGACCGACCAATCCGAACCCGGCGGCTGTGAACACCAGCTGATCCTCGGCCGGAAAGGCAGCAAATGCGGTCAAACGATCCTCTTCGTAGCGCAAATGCCAGGTCCGCTGCGTCACGGGATCGCGCCCACCAAAGACGCTTGGCTCGAGGATGACGATGTTGCAGCGCGCCTCCGGATCGCGCGTCGATATCGTGCGGATCAAAGCGAGCGATGCCTCGCGGGCGGCAGCAGCAAGGTCCTGACAGGCGCTATAGTCGTTGGGATCGGTCCAGCGCGCTTGCTCGGCATCAAAGGGGGGACAGGTCAGATCGATCGCCTGCTCAGAGCGAACGTCGACCGTGAAGCTTGAATGCTCGCTCGTGGCTGAGGAAGGCTCGAACCCCGGTGAACGCAAGAAAAAGCGCAAGCGCCAATAGGCAGTTTCGGCAATGGCGGTTGCCTCGGCTTCGCTTGCATAGAAAATGCCTGGGCGTTCATCGGCACGACGAAATCGGCTAGGAGTGCGATGGCCATAGCGGAAGGGCGAAGCCAGCAGATAATGAAGACCTTGTGCGGCCTTGGGCAAATCCGGTTTGGCGGCTTCCGCAAGCGCCTCAAGCCGTGCCTGATCGGCAAGCGAGGCAGCAAGCCTGTTGGTCGAGATGCGGTGCTGCGCCTCGACCACCCGCCAGACTTGGCCTTCGTAGGCACGAACCTCAGACGCGAGCGCGGTGGGCGTCCACATAGTCGCAAACGGTCAGTAGGCCCTTGAAGCTGTCGATGAGATCGAGCGGCCGGGCATCAAGGTCAAGATTATGCGTCTGGAGCCAGCGGCGCGCTGCCGCGTCGTCGCTTCCCAGAAGCGAGTCCAGGCTTCTGAACAAGCGCAGCAGAAATTGTCCCGCCTCAAAGGACTTGGACGCCGGATCGAGCATGGTGCGCCCGGTGGTCAACCGCGAGGCGGTCGCCTGCGAGAGACCGAGAATGGTCCCCAATTTGGCGGTGCTCAGACCCCAATAATCTGCTATTCTTGCAATAGCAGAGGTGAGAACGCGGGCATCCTCCTGTGCATCGGCCTTGAAACGGGTAGCCATCATGCTTCCTTTCATTTGCATATAATGACATATATTCATTCAAATGAATAGTATAATCTTTGCATCGATGAATGCTCCGCATTCAGGCCGCTTCTGTCATGGGCTCTGCCTCACTGACGCCACATTCGCGGCCACCGAGTTTCAAAAGCAAGGCGCTTGCTTCTTCGGCGCGCGCGGCTGCAGTCAGGATTGCGCGGTCATCGTCGCGCAACAGCTTGAGCCAATGGTCGATATAGCTTGCATGATTGTCGAGATGGGTAACGGGAAGTCCGAGTTCAGCGCCCAATATCGCGCTCGACAATTCAGCAATCAGTTCTTCGGCGGCATAGGCCGCACTGCCGAAGCGGTTTTTGAGATTACGGTCGAGCCGTGATCCATGCCCGGTCCAGTGCGACAATTCGTGACCAAGCGTCGCATAATAATGGTCAAAGCCTGAAAACAGCTCGGGTGACGGCATGGTGATCCGGTCGGGCGACGGTTCATAATAGGCCTCAGAGCCTATATGGCGAAGTACCGCCGGGATCTGACCGAAGAATTCATCAAGCTCGGTTTTGCGTCCCTCGGGTTCGACCAGCGCAAGATCGTGCGCGGGATGATAGCGTTCGGGCAATCCGTCGATCTGGTCGGCATTGAACACGGCATAGGCACGAAGCACACGGCGGCTTTCTTCCTGTGGTTCTCCAGCTTCGGAAGCTTCGACCTCCTTGGAATAGCTTTTGTAGAAGATCGCGATGGTCGACTTCTCGCCCTTGCGCACTTGCGCGTCCAATTTGTTCGCCTGCGCGAAGGTCATCCAATAGGGCGATGCGTAGCCGCACATATCGGCGACCATCCAGAGCCAGAAAACATTCATGCCCCGATAGGGCGTGCCACAACTGCGCAACGGGCGCGACACCGGGAGGCCACGCCAGGGTTTGACCCAGGGTTTGGTTCCCGCCTCGAGCCTCTCGATGATCTGGTTGGTGATGCGGGTCGCAGGCGACAGGCCAGCGCGTTTCGAATGATAGGCCATGTGGGAAACTCCTGAATGTCGGCCGGACCAGTCCGGCAATCGACATGGACCACAGGCCCCCTCTCCTCTTCTTGCGGTTGGCGATGAGAAGAAGCGGCCCCCTTGCTTGCCAAGGGAGCCGCTTCCAACGCAGGCTCAAACCCGTCCTGTCAGGAGGAGGTCAGGCGGCGAGTTCGACACCTGCATTGTCGGTTGTTTCCTGGTTGATCACCATATCTTCGGCGGTCGACCCACCGGCATCCGGTTCAGCACCGTCTGCTGCGTCTGCTGCGATGTCGGCATCGGCCTCGGTCGCAGGTGTATCGCCAGATGCATCCGCAAAGCGCATGGCTGCGGGCAGCCATGCGAGCGCGCGCTCTTTGACTTCAACTTCGGTGATGAAGTTGCCGGCAAAGATGCGTTCAGCACTTGCGGCGAGTTCACCCTTCTTCGAAGCCGAGAAACGCGAAGCAAGCGTCGGGCCACCGACATCGGTCAAGGCCTCGAGAATGACGGCCTTCGACACCCTGTCGAAATAATTGGCAGCCGTCGGACGCCACCAGGCTGCCATGTTGATCCCGGTCAACTGCCCCAGATGATCGTGGAAGACATTGCCGCGATTGCCGCTCACATTGAGGCTCGCCTCAAGCGTGCGGCCGACCACCCAGCCAAGCCATGCCGAACGCGCTTCATCGTCAAGACGGCGGAACAGGTCGAAGCGCTCGGCAGTGCTGTCGCCCGCGCGCCAACTTTCATCGAGACCGCCGCGCAGCTCGGCGATTGCAACGGTGGCCGCTGCATCCTTCGCTTCAAAGTCGTGCGCCGGACCCGAGGCGGCAGAGCCCCGGATGGTGAGGCCGGGGGATGATGCCCAGCGGTAGGTGTCCGCGTCGGCCAGGATGAACACGAAGAGGTCGAGGGCGAGCGCGGGATCGCTTGCGACATGGAGTGCCAGTACGTCACGGCGTTGCATGGCAAGTTCGTCGACGAGCCGCTGCGACATCGCCGCGCGAGCGGGCTTGTCACCCGGTCCACTGCTGACGACCTCGACCGCACCTTCCTCGCCTGCGCTCACGACAAGCGTTTCCGTGAAATATTGCGGCTGGAGCGTAGGCACGCCGTCGCGGCCGAGCGTCAGGATCATCCCGCTTTCGCGCTTTATATCTGCGTCGAGTTCGACCGGGCGGTCACGGATTGCGGCGATTTCGGCATCGATGCGCTCGATTTCTTCGGACGCTGCACGAGTATCGTCCTCGCTCGCATCTTCATCTTCGAGGATGACCGCCTGCGCGTCATAGTCGGCATCAAGCTCCTCGATGCGCGCGAGTTCCTCGTCGGAGTAAACCCGCGGCGGGACGGGTACGCGGTGCAAGCCTTCGACAAGGTCATGGCTCACATAGACGTCGAGCGTCGGCTTGACCCAGGCAAGGCCCTGCTCTGCCGCAACACTGGCTGCCGCCTCTTCCATCTTGGCGTTGGCAAGATTTTCCAGAAGCGCAACGTCGAGCCAGCTTTCATTCTCTTCATCGTCGAACAGCTCGCGGTCGACCCGCCCGCCAGCTGCAAGATAGGCGTCCTTCCCGACCAGTTTGGCACGCGGATCGCTGCCGCGCACGGTGCTGTTGAGGACCATTCGTCGGATGCTGTCGGGCGACGCGCGGTAGCAGGATTGGACGACTTCATCATAGACACGCGCCTGGATGGCCTGATCGGAGGTCGCGCCGTAAGCTTTCGCCATATCGAGCGTGATCTCGCCTGCGGCCAGCGCTTCGAACACCACAGGGGCAAGCGATGCCAAGCGCAACCGGCCTTCGACGAAGCGGACGGTCAAGCCAAAGCGCCGTGCGACATCTTCAGGCGTTGCGCCGGTTTCGATGATGCTTGCAAAAGCTTGTGCTTCATCGGCCGGGTTCATCTTCAACGTGTGGAAGTTCTCGGCAAGACTGGCTTCAAGGATTTGCGTTTCATCGCCGTCGAGAACCAGGCACAGAACCGGAAACGTGCGCGCCAGCTGCTTGTCAGCCGCAAGCGCGAGCAAGGCTTTGCGGCGACGTTCGCCTGCTTCAACCTCATATTGGCCCTTCTTGCCTTCGCGGACCACAAGGTTCTGCAAAAGGCCGTGCGCTGCAACGCTGGCTTTGAGTTCAGCATCTGCAACCGGATCAGAGCGCTTGCGGACGTTCCGGGGGGACGCGATAAGCTTGTTCAACGGAATTGACTTGATCATGGGATTTCTCCTGAAGTGCGAGCCGACGCGCCGCCATTCGGCCGCCAGAGCCCAACCGCTCAAGGAACCCTCCCCTCTCTCCTCCGATGAGCGAACGGCGCTCATCCTGCGTTGCTCAGGCCAATCGGCCAATGGGGATAAAATTCTTGAAACTTTCATATTTTGGAAGTATTGAGAATTTTATGACAGCTTTGGTCAAAGAAATTTCAAAAGCGGGATTGGCAGGCCGCGTCCTTGAAGAGCGGCAGCTCGCAGAGCTTGTTGGCGGTAGTGCCGCGCGCCGGTACGGGCTGGTCAACCGTGCGATCAAGGAGGGAGCGCTTGTCCGCATCAAGCGCGGCACATATGTGCTCGCAGCTGACTATCGGACCGAGCCGGTCCATCCCTTTGCCGTCGCGCAAAGCCTGCTTCCCGGCAGTTACATCTCATTCGAGACGGCACTTTCCTATCATGGCTGGATCCCGGAAAGCGTGTTTACAACTGCCAGTGTATCGCCAGGCCGTAAGACGCTAGAATATGCAACCGAAGCCTTCGGCAGCTTTGCCTTTCACCCACTCGCTATCCATCAATATCGCCTGCTGACCAGCGTCGACCGGGTCGTCCTCGGCAAGCATACCGTTCTCGTCGCGCAGCCCTTGCGGGCCATCCTCGATCTCGTAGCGTTGCGCAAACAGCCTTGGCAAGGCCTGGAGTGGCTGACGAGCGGAATGCGGATCGATGAAACGCATCTGTTTGCGCTCAATCGAGCAGATTTTACCGCTTTGAAGCCCGTCTACAAGCATAAGGCTGTAAACGCGTTTCTCGACCAACTCGGAGACGCGCTGGTGAGCGGGAAGGCAACTGGCCGACGGAGTTCGAGACATGATTGATCTGATCAAGGAGCGTCTCAACCGATATGCCGCCGCAAATCCGCTTGAAGAGGAAAATGCGGTCAAGGAAATCCTCCAGGAAATTGCGCTTTATGCGCTATGGCGAAGTGACTTTTTCGATGTCGCCCTGTTCCAGGGAGGCACCAGCCTGCGTATCCTGCACGGACTGCCGCGGTTTTCAGAAGATCTGGATTTTCTGCTGCGCGCACCTGACCCAAAATTCGACTGGTCGCCTTATCTGAGCGGGCTCATCCAAGTCGCTGCCGAATTCGGCGTCAAGCTTGACGCGCAGCCGCCTGCCCGAATGGATAAGGCCATCCATGCAGCTCTTCTCAAGAACGATTCTGTTGCCAATCAGCTGGACCTATCCTTTGCTGGCCAAGACCGGCGGAAGGCAATCCGGATCAAGCTTGAGATCGACGTTAATCCGCCTTTGGGCTCGGGCGAGGCCACCAGCTTTCTCGATTTTCCTTTGGACTATGAAGTTCGTCATCAGGATCTGCAGTCCAATTTCGCGCTCAAGATCCATGCGCTGTTATGTCGCGGCTTTTTGAAGGGTCGCGACTGGTTCGATTTTTCCTGGTATGTCTCGCGCGATATCGCGCCCAATCTCCTCCTCTTGCGGAACGCACTTGTTCAGGCAGGCCCGTGGAAAGGCGATGAGACCATTCCCGTCGATATCGCGTGGCTGAAAGCGGCGCTTTCCGACGCAATCACCAAGATCGATTGGAAGGCGGCGGGTGACGATGTAGCACGGTTCCTCCGGCCAGCGGAGCTTCGCTCGGCGGATCTTTGGAGCGAGCGGTTCTTCCTGGCAAAGGTAGAAAAGCTGACCTCTTCCGCATCCGGCTGAAGCATCGCGCCGCATATTCGGAAAATCCCCAATCACGGCTGCCGGCTGGCAATGCGAGCGACTATCGCGGCCGCATCGCTGGATGGAACGAACAGCCGCGTTTGATAGCGAATGATCTCGGTGAAGCAGCCTTTCGCTTTGTACCAATCCAAGCGGTCAGCAGACCAACCCGTCAACTCAAGCCGCTGGCTGCCATTGACGAGCGAGCGCTTAACCGTCAGCGCTTCCGCGCTGCGGAACGGTAATGGTTTGCCCGTTTTCATAACGGCCGATGCAATATCGGCTGGATCCAGGGATTGATCGAGATCTTTGCCTAGCGTTTGCGCCAACTCTGGAATGTCGCCCATGCCGATCTCGCGCCCCAGAAGTGAACGGCCATCCTTCGCTGCAATCCGGCTCACCCGAACATAATCGCCCGGAAGCTTGTCCCAGATTGGCAGCAGCAGGCCGGTCGCAAGATGGAGTCGCTCGCGTTTTGGCGATGCCAGCGCTTCGGCGGTCTCGGCGCGCCAGCCATTCTCAAACTGTTCGCGCCCGACCGGTTGCCAGTTGCTTGTCCCAAGCTGCTCGGATGTCAGATATTCGGCGCGCAAGGGCCGGACGAGTTCAAATCGTTCGATGCGCTCGCCGTCATCGGTGAGAAGCCCGCGCGCACGCACGGCAAGCGCGACGCGCCCGGACCGTTCGTTTTGCATCGGACGGGCATGAACAGCCCCTAGATCATGGATTTTGGCGAGATCGTCAAAGCCGAGCGGCCGCTGGCGGCGCGCAATCTCGATCTCAAGCAAATGGGTCGTGGCACCCGATGCAGTGTCGGTGCGCAGGACTTGATCCGAGACTATTTGATAATCCTCGACAGCGATAGTTTCGACGCCAAGATCGAGCATGCCTGCAGCACGCGCGGCATTGACGCAGGCTTCGACAAGGCCCAGATATTCATCGAATATGCCATTTTGCAAATGGATCGGAAAGGCAAGGATACGATTGAGCCATCGCTGGATCGTCGGTAGCTCATCCAGCAAGCCGCCATCTTCGGCTTCAATCTTGAGGCCTGACAATTTTTGAAAGCGGTCAAGACTGACGGCTTCGAGTTTGCCCTGAAAGAGCAGATGAAACCAGCGGATGAGCGCGTCTTTTGCGTAATTGCTCTCAAGATTGTCGGCAGGATTGAACAGATTCTGCCCGCCGGTTTGGCGCTGGCCGCGCGTGAGCGCACCCAGACTGTCAAGGCGCCGCGCTATTGTCGAAATGAAGCGCCGTTCGCCCCGAACATTGGTTGTGACGGGGCGGAACAACGGCGCTGATGCCTGATTTGTCCGATTGGTGCGGCCGAGACCTTGAATGGCAGCATCGGCACGCCAGCCTGGCTCGAGCAGGAAATGGATCCGGCGCTCCTGATTCTTCGCATTCAGATCGGCATGATAACTGCGCCCTGTGCCACCGGCATCGGAGAAGACAAGGATGCGCTTGTCGCCGTCCATGAAGGCCTGGGTTTCGAGGACATTGGTGCGGGGCGAACGCGACTGAAGCTTTTGACTACCGTCGGTTCCGACCACCAAACGCCGCGAGCGTCCTGTGACCTCGGCCACTGCATCGACACCAAAGCGTTCGATGATGGCATCAAGCGCGGTGGCGACAGGCGGAAGCGCGCACAGTCGTTCGATCATCGCGTCACGGGCAGCGACGGCCGCACGGCACAAGACAGGATT from the Sphingorhabdus lacus genome contains:
- a CDS encoding DUF2493 domain-containing protein; this encodes MQTTFAEQLAGLDLSGFTIGPPPVTQTDFPCPEAVAQTLEGVWSDLFAMFSDTALEADAEDLGWGLVNLFHRAAERKSTALDRATDEVRALVASNDGSEISTHELETQIERAQCAEASMLALEEMREFAAALYMNEFGSSWKPVSSSRLNHGAMLTSAVVQGRDFLRARSASKKRAAMPEGTPVIFAGGRSRFPTDDEAKSFATNVWATLDKVHGTVPDMVLVHGGDTKGVDRLAASWAERRGIAQLTFALDRRLGARAGFKRNEQMLSLDPRYVVAFPGNGVLERLVIDAKAARVTVVDRRGPLGTSPKAKTPTSGQ
- a CDS encoding RES domain-containing protein → MWTPTALASEVRAYEGQVWRVVEAQHRISTNRLAASLADQARLEALAEAAKPDLPKAAQGLHYLLASPFRYGHRTPSRFRRADERPGIFYASEAEATAIAETAYWRLRFFLRSPGFEPSSATSEHSSFTVDVRSEQAIDLTCPPFDAEQARWTDPNDYSACQDLAAAAREASLALIRTISTRDPEARCNIVILEPSVFGGRDPVTQRTWHLRYEEDRLTAFAAFPAEDQLVFTAAGFGLVGPG
- a CDS encoding antitoxin Xre/MbcA/ParS toxin-binding domain-containing protein; amino-acid sequence: MMATRFKADAQEDARVLTSAIARIADYWGLSTAKLGTILGLSQATASRLTTGRTMLDPASKSFEAGQFLLRLFRSLDSLLGSDDAAARRWLQTHNLDLDARPLDLIDSFKGLLTVCDYVDAHRARV
- a CDS encoding ArdC family protein, which produces MAYHSKRAGLSPATRITNQIIERLEAGTKPWVKPWRGLPVSRPLRSCGTPYRGMNVFWLWMVADMCGYASPYWMTFAQANKLDAQVRKGEKSTIAIFYKSYSKEVEASEAGEPQEESRRVLRAYAVFNADQIDGLPERYHPAHDLALVEPEGRKTELDEFFGQIPAVLRHIGSEAYYEPSPDRITMPSPELFSGFDHYYATLGHELSHWTGHGSRLDRNLKNRFGSAAYAAEELIAELSSAILGAELGLPVTHLDNHASYIDHWLKLLRDDDRAILTAAARAEEASALLLKLGGRECGVSEAEPMTEAA
- a CDS encoding ParB/RepB/Spo0J family partition protein codes for the protein MIKSIPLNKLIASPRNVRKRSDPVADAELKASVAAHGLLQNLVVREGKKGQYEVEAGERRRKALLALAADKQLARTFPVLCLVLDGDETQILEASLAENFHTLKMNPADEAQAFASIIETGATPEDVARRFGLTVRFVEGRLRLASLAPVVFEALAAGEITLDMAKAYGATSDQAIQARVYDEVVQSCYRASPDSIRRMVLNSTVRGSDPRAKLVGKDAYLAAGGRVDRELFDDEENESWLDVALLENLANAKMEEAAASVAAEQGLAWVKPTLDVYVSHDLVEGLHRVPVPPRVYSDEELARIEELDADYDAQAVILEDEDASEDDTRAASEEIERIDAEIAAIRDRPVELDADIKRESGMILTLGRDGVPTLQPQYFTETLVVSAGEEGAVEVVSSGPGDKPARAAMSQRLVDELAMQRRDVLALHVASDPALALDLFVFILADADTYRWASSPGLTIRGSAASGPAHDFEAKDAAATVAIAELRGGLDESWRAGDSTAERFDLFRRLDDEARSAWLGWVVGRTLEASLNVSGNRGNVFHDHLGQLTGINMAAWWRPTAANYFDRVSKAVILEALTDVGGPTLASRFSASKKGELAASAERIFAGNFITEVEVKERALAWLPAAMRFADASGDTPATEADADIAADAADGAEPDAGGSTAEDMVINQETTDNAGVELAA
- a CDS encoding type IV toxin-antitoxin system AbiEi family antitoxin domain-containing protein, which translates into the protein MTALVKEISKAGLAGRVLEERQLAELVGGSAARRYGLVNRAIKEGALVRIKRGTYVLAADYRTEPVHPFAVAQSLLPGSYISFETALSYHGWIPESVFTTASVSPGRKTLEYATEAFGSFAFHPLAIHQYRLLTSVDRVVLGKHTVLVAQPLRAILDLVALRKQPWQGLEWLTSGMRIDETHLFALNRADFTALKPVYKHKAVNAFLDQLGDALVSGKATGRRSSRHD
- a CDS encoding nucleotidyl transferase AbiEii/AbiGii toxin family protein translates to MIDLIKERLNRYAAANPLEEENAVKEILQEIALYALWRSDFFDVALFQGGTSLRILHGLPRFSEDLDFLLRAPDPKFDWSPYLSGLIQVAAEFGVKLDAQPPARMDKAIHAALLKNDSVANQLDLSFAGQDRRKAIRIKLEIDVNPPLGSGEATSFLDFPLDYEVRHQDLQSNFALKIHALLCRGFLKGRDWFDFSWYVSRDIAPNLLLLRNALVQAGPWKGDETIPVDIAWLKAALSDAITKIDWKAAGDDVARFLRPAELRSADLWSERFFLAKVEKLTSSASG